Proteins encoded by one window of Salmonirosea aquatica:
- a CDS encoding FecR family protein yields the protein MKTDISKTLLFYHFARKTSPLQRKRIEEWLRVESNEEQYYAWLEEWELQHMQYEASTDSALKNYVQFLDTNPLPLLTPEETSFGESSPKITRKRGLQWLVAASLLLGLGGWIFRDSIQYQTYQTAYGEIQRFQLTDGSTVKLNTNSSLRVPRWGFGDKTREVFLTGEANFSVTHTPSNQRFIVRTPKGIDVVVLGTEFTMYARQHNSKVVLSKGKVQVRYQQENTRKEVTMKPGDLVTFDRQNNVQLRTTRQASSYSAWEEQRFVFEETTLEEVAYLLQENYGLQVEIQGQALAERVLMGSFRARNLDELLLTISELLDISVIRQGNRVQMADK from the coding sequence ATGAAAACAGATATATCCAAAACCTTGCTATTCTACCACTTTGCCCGCAAAACCTCACCCCTGCAAAGGAAGCGGATCGAGGAGTGGCTTCGAGTGGAAAGCAACGAGGAGCAGTACTATGCCTGGCTGGAAGAGTGGGAACTCCAGCACATGCAGTACGAAGCCTCCACCGATTCGGCTCTGAAAAATTACGTGCAATTTCTGGATACCAACCCGCTGCCCCTGCTTACGCCCGAGGAAACTTCTTTTGGGGAAAGTAGCCCAAAAATAACTCGAAAAAGGGGATTGCAGTGGCTGGTAGCAGCCTCACTCCTACTGGGCCTGGGCGGATGGATATTTCGGGATTCCATCCAATACCAAACCTACCAGACTGCTTACGGCGAAATCCAGCGCTTCCAGCTGACCGACGGCAGCACCGTCAAGCTCAATACCAACTCATCGCTAAGGGTACCCCGCTGGGGATTTGGCGATAAAACCCGGGAGGTATTCCTGACGGGCGAAGCCAACTTTTCCGTAACTCACACGCCTTCCAACCAGCGGTTTATTGTCAGAACACCCAAGGGAATCGACGTAGTAGTACTGGGGACTGAATTTACCATGTACGCCCGGCAACATAACTCCAAAGTGGTGCTCAGCAAAGGCAAGGTACAGGTCCGCTACCAGCAGGAAAACACACGGAAAGAAGTTACCATGAAACCCGGCGACCTGGTAACCTTCGACCGGCAAAATAATGTACAGCTCCGGACCACCCGGCAAGCATCCAGCTATTCGGCCTGGGAAGAACAGCGCTTCGTATTTGAAGAAACCACACTCGAAGAAGTAGCTTACCTTCTGCAGGAAAACTACGGACTCCAGGTAGAAATTCAGGGCCAGGCCCTCGCCGAGCGTGTACTGATGGGTTCCTTTCGAGCCAGAAACCTCGATGAACTTTTACTTACGATTTCTGAATTACTGGACATCAGCGTAATAAGGCAAGGGAATCGTGTTCAAATGGCGGATAAATAA
- a CDS encoding RNA polymerase sigma-70 factor: MPVPLPAESSHERHAMEQPRPPLKAVSVEPEENKDATHDSELFIRKAFEINPRQGCELLFRRYHQVLCSYAVRFVYSREIAEDLVSDVFCRLWKTKAYESIKSSYRFYLFRCVRNQAYNYLRLEFRKTEGMEAAAHQESSRSHRPDHITQFEEVFARVEVLIESMPPQCRKVFLMNRFEGKKYQEIADETGTSIKTIEVHIGKALAILRKGLKDYWVWSLVSLFVF, from the coding sequence ATGCCAGTACCCCTACCCGCAGAATCTTCACACGAAAGGCACGCGATGGAGCAGCCACGCCCTCCTCTGAAGGCCGTGTCAGTCGAGCCCGAAGAGAATAAGGATGCCACTCATGATTCGGAGTTGTTTATCCGGAAGGCATTTGAAATAAATCCCCGGCAGGGATGTGAATTACTCTTTCGCCGATATCATCAGGTTTTATGCAGCTACGCTGTGCGCTTTGTGTATTCGCGCGAAATCGCCGAGGACCTGGTGAGTGACGTATTCTGCCGGCTATGGAAAACCAAGGCTTACGAAAGCATCAAATCATCCTATCGCTTTTACCTTTTCCGCTGTGTTCGAAATCAGGCCTATAACTACCTTCGACTGGAATTCCGTAAAACGGAAGGGATGGAAGCAGCTGCGCATCAGGAGTCGTCGCGAAGCCACCGGCCCGACCACATCACCCAGTTTGAAGAAGTGTTTGCGCGGGTAGAAGTACTTATCGAATCAATGCCGCCACAGTGTCGTAAAGTCTTTCTGATGAACCGATTCGAAGGGAAAAAGTACCAGGAAATTGCCGATGAAACGGGTACTTCCATCAAGACGATAGAAGTGCATATCGGTAAAGCATTAGCCATTCTCCGCAAAGGGCTCAAAGACTACTGGGTCTGGAGCCTAGTCTCTCTCTTCGTATTTTAG
- a CDS encoding glycosyltransferase family 61 protein: MRGVAFLDAIQTESFLDGHRISSHPADTFTLPETVDLGQPTKRYYPAEQTANQTVSVWLHEASAGVAKQYPYGSIQIGRKLLCLDVNTDDFHRNLFPPIKRTALFAPTLMAPWSHYLDGAIWGGYYDFVFLVAAKLCRFKEALPESEFKAAFVSYPLFGTSYERDFLDLLGVSTGQVVDSRTTNVTFERCVLANTGHWFYPNKADIFALRKYVLAQVPPIDEPRKRIYISRSGRRRILNESAVTALLQNYGFEIIEDIPRSVTEQVRIYQNAEFIIGPHGASFSNIVWCQPGTQLFEIFAPTYTPGFFRYLAHTLGLGYSAYYHGPAGTGDWSLGLEDDIEVSIAELELCMKNWLPVATP; the protein is encoded by the coding sequence ATGAGAGGTGTTGCGTTTCTGGACGCCATCCAAACCGAGTCATTTCTCGATGGTCATCGGATCAGCAGTCACCCTGCCGACACGTTTACCTTACCCGAAACAGTGGACCTAGGCCAGCCGACCAAACGGTACTACCCGGCCGAACAGACTGCTAACCAAACTGTTTCAGTCTGGCTTCATGAAGCTTCAGCCGGAGTAGCGAAACAGTATCCCTATGGCAGCATCCAAATTGGCAGGAAACTCTTGTGTCTGGATGTGAATACGGATGATTTTCACCGCAACCTTTTTCCCCCGATCAAAAGAACGGCCTTGTTTGCGCCAACGCTGATGGCACCGTGGAGCCATTATCTAGACGGAGCCATATGGGGTGGCTATTACGATTTTGTCTTTTTGGTTGCCGCCAAACTATGCCGATTCAAAGAGGCCCTACCCGAATCCGAGTTTAAAGCAGCATTCGTTTCCTACCCCTTGTTTGGCACTAGTTACGAGCGTGATTTTCTGGACTTATTGGGCGTTTCTACAGGCCAGGTGGTAGATAGTCGCACCACGAACGTAACCTTTGAACGGTGCGTACTGGCTAATACGGGTCACTGGTTTTATCCTAACAAAGCAGATATATTTGCCCTCCGCAAGTACGTATTGGCCCAGGTTCCACCGATTGATGAGCCGCGTAAGAGGATTTATATCAGCCGGTCGGGGCGTCGACGCATTCTTAACGAATCAGCGGTAACTGCACTTCTGCAGAACTACGGGTTTGAGATTATCGAAGACATTCCCCGTTCTGTCACCGAACAGGTACGAATTTATCAAAATGCCGAGTTCATCATCGGCCCGCATGGAGCATCCTTCAGTAACATCGTATGGTGTCAACCGGGTACCCAGCTATTTGAGATCTTCGCCCCCACGTATACACCTGGTTTCTTCCGATATCTGGCCCACACACTGGGTCTTGGTTACTCGGCTTATTATCACGGTCCGGCTGGCACAGGAGATTGGTCACTAGGGCTGGAAGATGACATTGAAGTATCGATAGCGGAGTTAGAGCTCTGCATGAAGAATTGGTTGCCTGTTGCTACGCCTTAG
- a CDS encoding polyketide synthase, with the protein MEVHPLLIHELVEDAVTLYADQTAIVYKEETLTFRALNQRSDDLAQAILHQFPQADIIGVSTTRGISMVVSVLAILKAGKAYLPLDPTYPTLRLEQIIADSNVKGCLTNATDEACFTNLGLTVLRADLDYAFEPLPVLRRNSTACILYTSGSTGKPKGVCLGHAGLVNLLKWQQSHSVAGPGLQTLQFCHLSFDASFQEIFLPLISGGTIHLIDDNIRLDAGRLLNYIRQNRIHRVFLPYVVLQYLAEAADEEPDVEDYLQEIITGGELLKITPQIARFFAARPECTLMNVYGPTEASIWVTTLKLKGDAQHWPQVPSIGQPITGADVLILDEARQVVPAGEVGEIGISGVCLADGYLNRPELTAEMFVPWSHPQKGQATLYRTGDLARYMPDGSIEFHGRKDNQVKIRGNRVELGEVEVALTTQSGVRQAVVVAREDIPGQKQLVAYVVTTDAYDLEKLRKGIEKQLPDFMVPSHFVRLEDFPRTVSGKVDKKQLPKPGSQRPALGVLYREPVSELEKQIAALWGAILGIERVGLDDNFFELGGNSLLAQKTIAALKQQLGRTLLVTKLYQHPTIAGIIVSLEQKAVVPQSAEPNLIPPTKSADVAVIGMAGRFPGANSIDELWEVLKTGQETIQFFGADELDASIPDATKRDALYVKARGIIKGIQEFDAAFFGLTPKLAEVMDPQQRVFLEIAWEALEQTGYLPKFYPGRIGVYAGCGNNTYYLNNVLPNQAVVDQIGSFQAMTVNEKDYIASRTAYQLDLKGPAVSVYSACSTSLLAISQAVESIRKGQCDLALAGGASVTAPVNSGHLYQEGAMFSRTGHTRSFDAEGTGTVFSDGSGVVLLKNLEAAQRDGDRIYAVIKGVGVNNDGGGKGSFTAPSTEGQAAAIRMALDEAQVDPGTIGYLEAHGTATPLGDPIELEGLMMAFGPQPRNQYCPIGSIKSNMGHLTQAAGVAGFIKATLALYYKQIPPSLSFERPNPNIDFANSPFFVPTKLTDWASDEIRRAGVSSFGVGGTNVHVVLEEAENKLEQSGDSRPLHLLTWSAKSAESARAYAARLADHLRQHPDQPLADIAYTLQTTRPGFHHRQFVVASEVPEALTTLANPTANTLTQHPGALAFLFPGQGAQYLNMGRELYGNEAVYRQAVDECAELLKNEFEVDLREVIYPATPDAVAEARLTDTRYTQPALFVTEYALARLWMSWGIEPTVLCGHSIGEFVAAHLAGVFSLPDALKLIAGRGRMVSELPRGSMLSVRMEANSLQAILPETLSIAAINTTQLCVVAGPDDEVASFAQQLNLQQIPNRLLPTSHAFHSSMMDPIVPRFTTLVKSISLQRPQRVVVSTVTGKYLTDAEATDPVYWANHLRQEVRFADALETLLEPTQSVFLEVGPGRSLTTMARQQAGSRKVTALNSLQLPKADSSEYRMLLETLGQLWLNGIEPDWRQFYAGQKRSRQVLPTYVFDKKRCWVDPVLPVTASPLPGAPEPEVTLIEKQSHTKVMRKDNLLEKVKAIVEDASGFEMAEARPDQTFIELGLDSLLLTQIAIVLKKEFGLPLTFRQLNEEYASPDLLVAYLDQNLPAGAYQPAPSAQAAPTPAIVSNVPVNYTTNQRDSNTAIGLIAQQLQILSQQITLLQGGNNSLPLSVPAPTTAGQSNNGHINGKQQSNGQPTGEASAVKATDLTAEEAADIKKPFGAAARIERQETELTAPQQDFLNRLTERYTQKTAGSKLYTQQNRPHMADPRVVSGFKPLTKELVYPIVVNRSKGSRLWDIDGNEYIDMLNGFGSNMFGYQPDHIKEALHRQVDDGFEVGPQHELAGEVCKLVCELTNSDRAALCSTGSEAVLGAMRIARTVTGRSLIVAFTGSYHGIIDEVIVRGTKKLKSFPAAPGIMPQAVQNMLILDYGTQESMDIIRERAQEIAAVLVEPVQSRRPEFRPVEFLKELRTVTEEAGTVLIFDEIITGFRMHPAGAQGLFGIQADLGTYGKVAGGGLPIGVIAGKKRFMDALDGGSWQYGDRSFPEVGVTYFAGTFVRHPLALAAARASLNYLKQQGPQLQRSLTAKAERLTDSLNTEFRRQQLPLFVAQFGSLWKIKFHQEIAYSELLFTLMREKGIHIWDGFPCFITEAITDEEIDQVIALFRESLKQMIEAGFFKAMPPEVDELNQPPVPGARLGRDKAGNPGWFLADPDKPGNYLQIGIK; encoded by the coding sequence ATGGAAGTTCATCCTTTGCTAATTCATGAATTGGTAGAGGATGCGGTAACTTTATATGCCGACCAGACTGCCATTGTTTACAAAGAAGAAACGTTAACGTTTAGGGCACTCAATCAACGTTCAGACGATCTTGCTCAGGCCATTCTGCACCAATTTCCCCAAGCGGATATTATTGGTGTAAGTACCACGCGAGGTATAAGCATGGTGGTGAGCGTCTTGGCTATTCTCAAAGCCGGAAAGGCGTACCTACCCCTTGATCCGACTTATCCAACCCTGAGGTTAGAGCAAATTATTGCTGATTCCAATGTAAAGGGGTGCTTGACTAACGCCACTGATGAAGCTTGCTTTACAAATTTAGGGCTGACAGTGCTCAGGGCTGATTTGGACTACGCTTTTGAGCCTCTTCCGGTACTTCGACGTAACTCCACCGCTTGTATTCTCTACACATCCGGCTCGACTGGGAAACCGAAAGGCGTATGCCTGGGCCACGCCGGACTGGTTAATCTGCTCAAATGGCAGCAGAGTCACTCTGTTGCCGGACCGGGGCTCCAGACGCTTCAGTTTTGCCATCTGAGCTTCGATGCTTCTTTTCAGGAGATATTCCTACCCCTCATTTCGGGCGGTACCATTCACCTGATTGACGACAACATCCGGTTAGATGCCGGACGGTTACTGAATTATATTCGCCAAAACCGTATTCACAGGGTTTTTCTGCCTTATGTAGTGCTGCAATATCTGGCCGAAGCGGCTGATGAAGAGCCGGATGTTGAGGACTACCTACAGGAAATAATTACGGGTGGCGAGCTCCTTAAAATAACGCCACAGATTGCCCGGTTCTTTGCCGCTCGCCCCGAATGTACCCTCATGAACGTGTATGGTCCAACCGAGGCTAGTATCTGGGTGACGACATTGAAACTGAAAGGCGATGCGCAGCACTGGCCACAAGTACCAAGTATCGGCCAGCCAATTACCGGTGCTGACGTTTTGATTCTCGACGAAGCCCGCCAGGTAGTACCCGCTGGTGAAGTGGGTGAAATTGGAATCAGTGGCGTTTGTCTGGCGGATGGGTACCTCAACCGGCCTGAGCTGACTGCCGAAATGTTCGTACCCTGGAGTCATCCGCAAAAAGGGCAGGCAACTTTATACCGAACCGGGGATCTGGCTCGCTATATGCCCGACGGCTCCATCGAGTTTCATGGGAGGAAAGATAATCAGGTAAAAATAAGGGGAAATAGAGTTGAACTCGGGGAAGTTGAAGTGGCTCTGACCACGCAGTCCGGTGTCCGGCAAGCGGTGGTAGTAGCCCGCGAAGATATACCCGGGCAGAAGCAACTCGTTGCATATGTGGTCACAACCGATGCGTATGACCTGGAAAAATTGCGAAAGGGGATAGAAAAACAACTACCCGATTTTATGGTACCCTCGCACTTTGTCCGGCTGGAAGACTTCCCCCGAACGGTAAGTGGCAAAGTCGATAAAAAACAACTACCCAAACCTGGTAGCCAACGTCCCGCCCTTGGGGTTTTGTACCGGGAGCCGGTTTCGGAACTTGAAAAGCAAATAGCTGCCTTATGGGGTGCCATACTGGGCATAGAACGGGTTGGGTTGGACGATAATTTCTTTGAATTAGGGGGCAATTCGCTTCTGGCCCAAAAAACAATTGCCGCCTTGAAGCAGCAGCTTGGTCGCACGTTGCTGGTCACCAAGCTTTACCAGCATCCTACCATTGCGGGGATTATTGTTTCCCTGGAACAAAAGGCAGTAGTCCCTCAATCTGCTGAACCCAATCTAATACCGCCCACTAAATCTGCTGACGTAGCCGTAATCGGCATGGCTGGCCGCTTTCCCGGTGCCAACAGCATCGATGAACTTTGGGAGGTTCTGAAAACCGGGCAGGAGACAATCCAATTCTTTGGTGCTGATGAATTGGATGCTTCTATTCCAGACGCGACCAAACGTGATGCCTTATACGTAAAAGCACGCGGCATAATCAAGGGTATTCAGGAGTTCGATGCGGCTTTTTTCGGGCTGACGCCGAAACTCGCCGAAGTGATGGACCCGCAGCAGCGGGTTTTCCTCGAAATCGCCTGGGAAGCACTGGAGCAAACGGGCTACCTACCCAAGTTCTACCCCGGTCGGATTGGGGTGTATGCCGGATGTGGCAACAATACCTACTACCTCAACAACGTCCTGCCGAACCAGGCCGTTGTCGACCAGATCGGTTCCTTTCAGGCCATGACCGTCAACGAAAAGGATTATATAGCATCGCGGACGGCTTATCAACTGGATTTGAAAGGACCGGCGGTGAGCGTGTATTCAGCCTGTTCCACCTCGCTGCTGGCTATTTCGCAGGCCGTCGAAAGTATTCGCAAAGGCCAATGTGACCTGGCGCTGGCCGGAGGCGCTAGTGTAACGGCCCCCGTCAACAGCGGCCATTTGTATCAGGAAGGCGCCATGTTTAGCCGCACTGGCCACACCCGATCCTTCGATGCCGAGGGTACCGGGACTGTTTTCAGTGACGGGTCGGGGGTAGTTTTACTAAAAAATCTGGAAGCCGCCCAACGGGATGGTGACCGGATCTACGCCGTGATCAAGGGGGTAGGTGTCAACAACGACGGAGGCGGCAAAGGTAGTTTTACGGCCCCAAGTACCGAAGGCCAGGCCGCGGCTATTCGGATGGCGCTCGACGAAGCCCAGGTAGACCCGGGTACGATTGGGTACCTTGAAGCGCACGGAACGGCCACGCCTCTTGGCGACCCCATTGAACTGGAAGGTTTGATGATGGCCTTTGGCCCCCAACCGCGCAATCAGTATTGCCCTATCGGCTCCATCAAAAGTAATATGGGCCACCTGACCCAGGCAGCTGGCGTGGCGGGTTTTATTAAGGCAACGCTAGCTTTATATTATAAGCAAATTCCGCCTTCGCTGAGCTTTGAGCGACCCAATCCAAACATCGATTTTGCAAATAGCCCATTTTTTGTTCCAACCAAACTGACTGACTGGGCGTCAGACGAAATACGCCGGGCCGGGGTGAGTTCCTTTGGCGTGGGGGGTACTAACGTCCATGTGGTACTTGAGGAAGCGGAAAATAAACTGGAGCAGTCCGGCGATAGCCGCCCTCTTCATTTGCTGACATGGTCGGCAAAGTCGGCAGAGAGTGCGAGGGCTTACGCCGCACGACTGGCTGATCATCTCCGGCAACATCCCGACCAACCTCTAGCTGATATAGCCTACACGCTGCAAACTACTCGTCCCGGTTTCCATCATAGGCAGTTTGTAGTGGCATCTGAAGTACCTGAAGCCTTAACTACCTTGGCTAATCCAACGGCCAATACTCTGACACAACATCCGGGTGCACTGGCCTTTCTCTTTCCAGGACAGGGCGCGCAGTACCTTAATATGGGCCGGGAGCTTTACGGAAATGAAGCGGTGTACCGACAGGCGGTTGACGAATGTGCCGAATTGCTGAAAAATGAATTTGAAGTTGATCTGCGAGAAGTAATATACCCCGCCACGCCCGATGCAGTGGCAGAAGCCCGCTTGACGGATACGCGCTACACCCAACCGGCTTTGTTTGTGACAGAGTACGCGCTGGCGCGGTTGTGGATGAGCTGGGGGATTGAACCTACCGTTTTGTGCGGACACAGTATCGGCGAATTTGTCGCGGCTCATCTGGCCGGTGTTTTCTCATTACCTGACGCATTGAAATTGATCGCGGGTCGGGGTAGAATGGTAAGTGAACTGCCTCGGGGTAGTATGCTTTCGGTTCGGATGGAAGCAAATTCGTTGCAGGCTATATTACCCGAAACCCTGTCTATTGCGGCTATTAACACGACGCAATTATGCGTCGTAGCGGGCCCAGATGATGAGGTAGCCTCTTTTGCCCAGCAACTGAACTTGCAGCAAATCCCCAATCGGTTGCTGCCCACGAGCCATGCCTTTCATTCGTCCATGATGGACCCTATCGTTCCCCGGTTCACTACACTGGTAAAAAGTATTTCTTTGCAGCGACCGCAACGTGTGGTAGTTTCGACGGTAACCGGTAAGTACCTGACGGATGCCGAAGCAACAGACCCGGTGTATTGGGCAAATCATCTGCGGCAGGAAGTACGCTTTGCCGACGCGCTCGAAACGCTGCTTGAACCTACACAATCGGTCTTTCTGGAAGTAGGCCCCGGTCGATCACTGACTACCATGGCGCGGCAGCAAGCCGGTTCGCGTAAAGTGACGGCTTTGAACAGCCTGCAACTACCTAAAGCAGATTCGTCCGAGTACCGGATGCTACTCGAGACACTCGGGCAACTCTGGCTCAACGGTATCGAGCCTGACTGGCGCCAATTCTACGCTGGTCAGAAGAGGTCCAGGCAAGTACTTCCCACCTATGTATTCGATAAAAAACGGTGCTGGGTCGATCCGGTACTACCAGTAACCGCTAGTCCGTTGCCGGGCGCTCCCGAACCTGAGGTAACACTAATTGAAAAACAATCACACACGAAAGTAATGAGAAAAGACAATTTACTAGAAAAAGTCAAAGCCATCGTAGAAGACGCTTCGGGCTTTGAGATGGCGGAAGCTAGGCCTGACCAGACTTTTATTGAACTGGGACTGGATTCGTTGCTATTGACGCAGATTGCAATAGTGCTAAAAAAAGAATTCGGTCTGCCATTGACATTCCGGCAACTGAATGAAGAATACGCATCGCCCGATCTGCTGGTGGCTTATTTGGATCAGAATTTGCCCGCCGGAGCATATCAACCCGCGCCATCTGCTCAAGCCGCCCCGACTCCGGCAATAGTATCGAATGTTCCCGTCAATTATACTACTAACCAAAGAGACTCCAATACAGCAATTGGACTGATTGCGCAACAATTGCAGATACTATCACAGCAGATTACGTTATTACAGGGTGGTAATAATTCCCTGCCGCTGTCTGTACCTGCCCCAACTACGGCCGGTCAGAGTAATAATGGTCATATCAATGGAAAGCAACAGTCGAACGGGCAACCAACTGGAGAAGCATCAGCCGTTAAGGCAACCGACCTTACGGCCGAAGAAGCGGCCGACATTAAAAAGCCCTTTGGCGCGGCCGCGCGAATCGAACGGCAGGAGACCGAACTCACGGCTCCGCAACAGGATTTCCTCAATCGTTTGACCGAACGATACACGCAAAAGACGGCGGGAAGCAAATTATACACGCAGCAAAACCGCCCCCACATGGCAGATCCTCGCGTGGTATCAGGTTTTAAACCGCTGACGAAAGAATTGGTGTATCCCATTGTGGTCAATCGCTCAAAGGGCAGTCGGTTGTGGGACATCGATGGGAACGAGTACATCGACATGCTCAATGGGTTTGGCTCGAATATGTTTGGCTATCAACCCGATCACATAAAAGAAGCACTGCATCGACAGGTGGATGATGGCTTTGAAGTCGGGCCCCAACACGAACTAGCAGGTGAGGTTTGCAAATTAGTCTGCGAGTTGACCAACTCCGACCGGGCCGCTCTGTGTAGCACGGGGTCCGAAGCGGTATTGGGCGCCATGCGCATAGCCAGAACGGTAACGGGTAGATCGTTGATTGTGGCCTTTACGGGATCGTACCACGGTATCATCGATGAAGTGATTGTTCGGGGAACCAAGAAATTGAAGTCGTTCCCGGCGGCGCCGGGAATCATGCCGCAGGCGGTGCAAAATATGCTTATTCTGGATTATGGTACCCAGGAAAGCATGGATATCATCCGCGAACGGGCGCAGGAGATCGCCGCAGTTCTGGTAGAACCCGTGCAGAGTCGCCGCCCGGAATTTCGGCCCGTTGAATTTTTGAAAGAACTGCGTACTGTAACCGAAGAAGCCGGTACCGTACTGATTTTTGACGAAATTATCACCGGTTTCCGGATGCACCCGGCGGGAGCCCAAGGGCTGTTTGGCATTCAGGCCGATCTGGGCACGTATGGAAAAGTAGCTGGCGGTGGGTTGCCTATTGGGGTCATTGCCGGAAAGAAACGTTTTATGGATGCCCTTGACGGGGGATCATGGCAGTACGGCGACAGGTCGTTCCCGGAGGTTGGCGTCACTTATTTCGCCGGAACTTTCGTGCGTCACCCTCTAGCGCTAGCCGCCGCCCGGGCTTCATTAAACTACCTGAAACAGCAAGGTCCGCAGTTGCAGCGTAGCCTGACGGCAAAGGCTGAGCGACTCACCGACAGCCTCAATACCGAGTTCAGGCGTCAGCAACTGCCGCTCTTTGTGGCTCAGTTCGGTTCGCTTTGGAAAATCAAATTTCATCAGGAAATTGCCTACAGTGAACTATTGTTCACGCTGATGCGGGAAAAAGGAATTCATATATGGGACGGCTTTCCCTGCTTTATCACCGAGGCAATTACAGATGAAGAAATTGACCAAGTGATCGCGCTTTTCCGTGAAAGTTTAAAACAAATGATTGAAGCTGGTTTCTTTAAGGCTATGCCACCGGAGGTAGACGAGCTGAATCAACCACCGGTTCCGGGAGCCAGGCTAGGTCGGGACAAGGCAGGTAATCCGGGTTGGTTTTTAGCTGACCCGGATAAGCCCGGAAATTATTTGCAAATCGGAATAAAATAG